The DNA sequence CACGGAGGAATTATGGGTATATGCGAGTCCGCAGGCAAGAAGAGATAAAAGAGAGAAAACAGTAGGGCGGGGTGGGGAAAAGAGAACAGGTTACCTACGGCccgacccccctccccacgcTTTCAAGAGAGGAAGTCCACTAGCCATCGCTAGGTGGAACGAACTGGGAAGGATCTATTGTTTGGCTGGACCTATGAGTTCTTACCGGGTTGCCTGTGCTGGGAGATAAAACGTGAGGTAAGCGTTTtcacgtgacgtcacaaccTTGACAACCACAAGAATCCAAGGAACGGGCAAACCAGAGGAAACGTTCGTGTATCGAAAGTTATCTGTAGTTTGTGTACCGAATATATCTGCTATAAAGCCAATTCCTTGAAGTTGTTGTCAGAGATTTTCTGGATCCGTTTTAGCCGTGATTCATAAACGAGATTATACTAGAAACAATTTTGGGGGAGGGATTGGCGAGAGAACGAGAAACAAAAGCTTCATAACACAGcgcgattttattttcagaTTCTTTATTACATTAGATCGTCCACTATCGACAAAAAATAACGCAGAACAGTTGTACAAATGTAATTTTACACTAGACACACTAACTTACATGTAAAAGGTCCTTGTCCGCcgccatttccatcggcttatttgGGGGAAAGTCTTtgcgatattttcaatcaaaattgataaataaggtataaaactttgtttttcgATGGTTACTTCGAAATGTCTTCAAATAAATTTGTCTTCACAATTTGTCTTTTGaatgacaaaaacaacaaaggcGTGGCTGAGATGGGCTCATTGAGGTTTAAAACGTACGGTGAACGAAAAGCTACTTGATTATATACACACTTGCTGATAAGGAGATGCTGTTCTTATATGCGATTCATTGGATTACACCCATGTGTTGATACACGAAAGACACAGGAGCCCCGCAAATACGACGACGGGTTCGACAttcttcagaaaaaaaaatcaaaattgctaCGCTACAGTTGATATACTTACTAGACGAGTTTCTATAAATTATCAAAAAACCGCTTAACCAACTTTAGAGTGAATCGAAAGAATGTTAGAAAAGTAACCGActaaccgacttcgtttttaCATACACATATCACGTTTTATAAAAGGCTTCCGTCAAAGATAAGATTGCTAAAATGGATTGAAAAGGAACATAATCGGTCACCACGCGGATATGACGTCACAACGAACGCAACTGAGTGACATTGCTATGGTTACCCAGCGGCCAATTGAGTGACATTGCCATGATTACAAAGCGCCAAACTGAGTGACATTGACAAAGTTACTGAGAGGCCAATTGGGTGACATTGTCATGGTTACTTAGCGGCCAATTGGGTGACATTGTCATGGTTACTTAGCGGTCAATTGGGTTACGGTGCCAAGGTTACTGAGCAGCTACCTGTTCCTGGGGGGATGACTCCtcagtggtggtggtggtggtcacATACTCCTGTGGGTGCCCCCCTAAGGTTTGCTCTGTCAGTTGAACACCCGCATCACCCTTCTCCTCCTGGTACTCCACGGCAGGCGCCACCATGCCTTCTCCCTCCACTGCCTCGAAGATCCCCTTGTCGGCCCCCCCTTCCTCTTCCGTCACCTCCATGCTCTCCTGTTCCACAGGGATCTGTTGCTGGCTGGCAGACACCAGCGCCTCGACTGCGGCCTGCAGAGCGGTGGCCTCGTGCGACTCGGAGCCTGGCGGCAGGCTCAGCTCAATGGTGGTCATCTCGATGTCTCCCTGGATGACTTGGGTTCCCTGTAGCCGGACCTGATGGTCAGGGATGTGCACGCTGTGACTGGGGATGAGAGAGCTTGCGTCTACCGTGGATGTCTCTGCTTCCAGGTCTTCTTCCTCGTCATCCATGGAGACACCGCTGACCGCTGCAGACTCGGCGATGACGTCAACGTTATTGAACTCCGTCTCACCAGTCTCGTCCGTCTGACTTCCTTGGTCGACACCTGGATGATGGTAAGATACATGAATATACAAAAGTAGGTATACTAGAGGGAATGTTAACACGACACATGAGAGAGTTCCACCAAGAGCACGCTATGCTTAAAGCGCCCGTATTACTGGCCTAGTCAGATAACATTGTTGGTTTACACTATCTTGAGAGAGGCTTTGAAGTGGTTTGCTATTAATTCACTTCTTGTCTTGCGGTCAACCACAGCGGTGCTATTAATCACTATACAAGTGTGATCTCCCAATAACTCGAATTACCTGTGTGCTTGCGCTTGATGTGCTTAGAGAGGGAGGACTTCTCCTTGAACTGCCTGGCACACACCTCACACTGAAAAGGCTTCTCGTCGGTGTGTGTCAGCTGGTGACGTCGCAAGTTGTAGGGGCTGGCGAAGTCTTTACTGCACTGATCACACACGTGCAGAGTAACCTCCTTAGATTTCACCTTCTCTTCCTTCTTATCACAGGTCAACACGTGTTTGCGAAGGTCGCCTTTCGTAGGGAAATTCTCCTCGCAAAATCGGCACTGCGCGATCGGTCGGTCCTTGTTTCGTCGGTTGCCGCACACCTTACGGACGTGCTTTCGGAGATGAGAGAGTCGGCCGAACGTGTTGCCGCACTCGTCGCACTTGAAAGGACGAAGATGATCGTGACGTGTTCGGATGTGCATCGTGAGAGTAGAGTCGTGACGGAAGGATACTCCACACCTGTTGGAATACAACATGTTGAATTTAAAAATTAGCCGGCTGCGAGCCAACACATGATTGACGGAACACCTTTTGCAATGTGATCGTTGAGAATTTACCAGTTGGAGACGTAGGGTTCTCTCCTCTGTGAATGCGACTATGTTTATTGAGCTGGTGTAAGCGCTATAAGATGTGTACATTACCAGTTGAAGACGTAGGGTTTCTCTCCTCTGTGAATGCGACTATGTTTATTGAGCTGGTGTAAGCGCTATAAGATGTGTGCATTACCAGTTGAAGACGTAGGGTTTCTCTCCTCTGTGAATGCGACTATGTTTATTGATCTGGTGTAAGCGCTATAAGATCTGTGCATTACCTGTTGCAGACATAGGGTTTCTCTCCTGTGTGAATGCGACTATGTTTATTGATCTGGTGTAAGCGCTATAAGATCTGTGCATTACCTGTTGCAGACATAGGGTTTCTCTCCTGTGTGAATGCGACTATGTTTATTGATCTGGTCTAAGCGCTATAAGATCTGTGCATTACCTGTTGCAGACATAGGGTTTCTCTCCTCTGTGAATGCGACTATGTTTATTGATCTGGTCTAAGCGCTATAAGATCTGTGCATTACCTGTTGCAGACATAGGGTTTCTCTCCTGTGTGAATGCGACTATGCACATTGAGCTGGTGTAAGCGTCGGAACAGTCGTCCACATTCTTCACACTTGAATTTCTTGATATCTGATAACACACAAGAACTAATTACTGTAGGGAACCAAGAGAGTCCACAGACCTGCTAAAGTGTCAGTGTGCATCTGATTAAAATGAACAGATAATGACTTTACAACCTAATACAAGATTGTAGCTATTTTAGGGCTATTCTCAAAATCTAGCTGACTACCATTACAAGGCAGATAACTTGACCTGCTTACAAAGCCTGCGATAATGGGATCTCTTTAAATTTTGCTGGCAGCAACAATTCTAGGGACAAGATGGCTGGTTGCTTATTAGGTGTTTCTTGTAGTCAGAGAGAAGACACGGGGTTGCAATAAACAGATGAAGACCCCTTTCATAACCATAGAGACTTTCTTCTCTTCTCTCTCCTTTTTTGCCTGCCCCTGCCAGATTACTAGATTACTCCGATAACACAGATGGGGGTAATCGTCCCGTAATCGTCGGCAGTGGTTAACAGATTACTAGATTACTCCGATAACACAGATGGGGGTAATCGTTGGCAGTGGTTAACAGATTACCCGTTAGAGATAGCAAATAGGGTGTGGTTAAAGGAATTTCTTAACCCTAAATCGATAGTAGAATCGAAAACCCCCCAAACACCCTCTTAAGGAATAGTAGTTGGTCAAATTTTATACCCCAAGAGATggtagaaacaaaaaaaatcctataacaccccctaagggatagcagctGGTCGAAATTGtttaccctaaaagataggacgatCTCTCCTATCTAcctttctggagagtccccccccaGGGGTTAGAGACTCCCTATCATGATCAGAGAGACCTAGAAGCTTACTAGTGTGTATCTGCAGATGTTTCTTGAGGTCTGAGGGGTACTTGAAGGCCTTGTTGCACTCCTCACAGATCCTGGGGCCATTGCTTAGCTTTCTCTTTGCAGCTGCATTACGTGCATGGGAGCCATCTAAAATTGAATTCAAATATAATGGTTGTACTGTATGATGGTGCTGTACTGGTATTGTTGCCTTATCGACAACCATTATGGtaggcagaaaaaaaaagagaaaaaaagcctTAGTTTAACTTCCACTACTACAGACTGTCCCAAAGAATACCTGCAATGGcatcttgtaatttttttgtgtCCAAATCAAAGTAATTGCCACACAATTTTTCGATGATAGAGGTTTATGtccaaataatattattaatacCAAACCCTACCATTCTGTGGTGAGAACGTTTTGCTGCAATAATTTGATATTGAACCATAAATTCTAAGTGTTTAACAAAATTTTGCATGAAAAATTACTATTCTTTAATTTCGGCTTGTGaaaaaaaagagtaaaaaaagaGTATATAAAGTTTGCACCAAGGATATAGTAAAGTAACTACAGGGTGTCTTTGCTGAGACGTGGTTTGCACAAAGTGCAGGAT is a window from the Nematostella vectensis chromosome 9, jaNemVect1.1, whole genome shotgun sequence genome containing:
- the LOC116616320 gene encoding zinc finger protein 143 translates to MVRSMAGCFPSKRSQIKPRVVFYCREISSSRKINRETGHQTDLKFCNFELYPEMSFEDGSDLASIAAIAESTLANIKDNSQPQQGETDLKEPMEQDEGMTMQMSVSDVDVQHHPPGDSHTNQDSGQPEEAKPIKHTEDGQAHHEMTQDPEAHNVTHEVATTEGQYQAADQQSTYANLQPIFLAMEMGQDAGQHEAEEQHQGETTTTSVSLGQGQVQHIVVSQADGQTSQLVLSQNLQGASMLLNNLTATTAEGGSTPTSLQSILQDVVSGMQTTAGTVPAAIITDPSSSTGSFLIVNQNGVPIVRPVLVSNMSESGGHQEIQVLAGSHGMDEGGEGSQETVTVEVGTNVDSGSAGMVDVDSNLDLDSMRVHQGEGSGDEDGSHARNAAAKRKLSNGPRICEECNKAFKYPSDLKKHLQIHTNIKKFKCEECGRLFRRLHQLNVHSRIHTGEKPYVCNRCGVSFRHDSTLTMHIRTRHDHLRPFKCDECGNTFGRLSHLRKHVRKVCGNRRNKDRPIAQCRFCEENFPTKGDLRKHVLTCDKKEEKVKSKEVTLHVCDQCSKDFASPYNLRRHQLTHTDEKPFQCEVCARQFKEKSSLSKHIKRKHTGVDQGSQTDETGETEFNNVDVIAESAAVSGVSMDDEEEDLEAETSTVDASSLIPSHSVHIPDHQVRLQGTQVIQGDIEMTTIELSLPPGSESHEATALQAAVEALVSASQQQIPVEQESMEVTEEEGGADKGIFEAVEGEGMVAPAVEYQEEKGDAGVQLTEQTLGGHPQEYVTTTTTTEESSPQEQVAAQ